From the genome of Mycobacterium dioxanotrophicus, one region includes:
- the thiG gene encoding thiazole synthase (functions in thiamine (vitamin B1) biosynthesis; in Bacillus subtilis this enzyme catalyzes the formation of thiazole from dehydroxyglycine and 1-deoxy-D-xylulose-5-phosphate and ThiS-thiocarboxylate), which yields MADSVLKIGGREFGSRLIMGTGGAPNLAVLEEALVASGTELTTVAMRRVDASGGTGVLDLLNRLGIAALPNTAGCRGAAEAVLTAQLAREALGTDLVKLEVIADERTLLPDAIELVKAAEQLVDDGFIVLPYTNDDPVLARRLEDTGCAAVMPLGSPIGTGLGISNPHSIEMIVAQAGVPVILDAGIGTASDAALAMELGCDAVLLATAVTRASDPPTMAAAMSAAVTAGYLARQAGRIPKRFWAQASSPSL from the coding sequence GTGGCTGATTCGGTACTGAAGATCGGCGGCCGGGAGTTCGGTTCGCGGCTCATCATGGGCACCGGCGGGGCGCCCAATCTCGCTGTGCTGGAAGAAGCTCTGGTCGCTTCGGGCACTGAGCTGACGACGGTCGCGATGCGCCGGGTCGACGCGTCAGGCGGTACGGGCGTGCTGGATCTGCTCAATCGGCTGGGTATCGCGGCGCTGCCGAACACCGCGGGCTGTCGAGGCGCGGCCGAGGCGGTGCTGACCGCCCAGCTGGCCCGCGAGGCGCTCGGCACCGACCTGGTCAAGCTCGAGGTCATCGCCGACGAGCGCACCCTGCTGCCCGATGCCATCGAATTGGTCAAAGCCGCAGAACAATTGGTCGACGACGGGTTCATCGTGCTGCCGTACACCAACGATGATCCGGTGCTGGCGCGTCGCCTCGAGGACACCGGCTGTGCTGCGGTGATGCCACTGGGCTCGCCGATCGGTACCGGGCTGGGCATCTCCAATCCGCACAGCATCGAGATGATCGTCGCGCAGGCCGGCGTCCCGGTGATCTTGGACGCCGGTATCGGCACCGCGTCTGATGCTGCCCTCGCCATGGAATTAGGTTGCGACGCAGTGTTGTTGGCCACCGCCGTCACCCGGGCATCCGATCCGCCGACGATGGCCGCGGCCATGTCGGCAGCCGTCACCGCCGGCTACCTCGCCCGGCAAGCAGGCCGCATCCCCAAGAGGTTCTGGGCTCAGGCGTCCAGCCCGTCGCTGTAG
- a CDS encoding serine/threonine-protein kinase PknG yields MTQPPEIPEEPDEDPGTQPASFEDLDMDSRSTARPMATQAVFRPEFDDDEEQGQPSFFGDTEAHDHGTVMTRVLSPVRRLGGGLVEIPRVPERDPLTALMTNPVVAESKRFCWNCGKPVGRSSPDGKALSEGWCPNCGSSYSFLPQLSPNEIVADQYEIKGCIAHGGLGWVYLAFDHNVNERPVVLKGLVHSGDAEAQAIAMAERQFLAEVTHPGIVKIYNFVEHDDKHGNPVGYIVMEYVGGTSLKQAKGTKLPVAEAIGYMMEILPALGYLHSIGLAYNDLKPENIMITEEQLKLIDLGAVSRLNSYGYLYGTPGYQAPEIVRTGPTVATDIYTVGRTLAALTLNLRTRKGRYVDGLPSDDPVLTKYDSFGRLLRRAIDPDPRRRFATAEEMSSQLLGVLREVVATDSGLPRPGLSTVFSPSRSTFGVDLLVAHTDVYVDGQVHSEKLTAQEIVRALPVPLVDRTDVGAPMLVASVLSQPVHTLDQLRAARHGALDAEGVDLSESVELPLMEARALLDLGDVAKATRKLDDLSARVGWNWRLIWFRAVAEMLSADYDSATKHFTEVLDTLPGELAPKLALAATAELAGTADELTFYKTVWGTDNGVISAGFGLARAQSVSGDRDGAVRTLDEVPATSRHFTAARLTSAVTLLSGRTASEITEQNIRDAARRVEALPDTEPRVLQIRALVLGTAMDWLADNTASSNHILGFPFTEHGLKLGVEASLRALARVAPTQSHRYALVDLANSVRPMSTF; encoded by the coding sequence ATGACACAGCCCCCAGAAATCCCAGAGGAACCCGACGAGGACCCCGGCACACAGCCGGCCAGCTTCGAAGACCTCGACATGGATTCGCGGTCGACGGCGCGCCCGATGGCCACCCAGGCGGTGTTCCGGCCGGAATTCGATGACGATGAAGAACAGGGCCAGCCTTCCTTTTTCGGCGACACCGAGGCGCACGACCACGGCACGGTGATGACCCGCGTCCTCTCGCCGGTCCGCCGGTTGGGTGGCGGCCTGGTGGAGATCCCGCGGGTACCCGAGCGGGATCCGTTGACCGCCTTGATGACCAACCCGGTGGTCGCCGAATCGAAGCGGTTCTGCTGGAACTGCGGCAAACCGGTCGGCCGGTCGTCGCCGGATGGCAAGGCCCTCTCGGAAGGCTGGTGCCCCAACTGCGGCAGCTCGTACTCCTTCCTGCCGCAGCTGTCCCCCAACGAGATCGTCGCCGACCAGTACGAAATCAAAGGCTGCATCGCCCACGGCGGGCTGGGCTGGGTGTACCTGGCATTCGACCACAACGTCAACGAACGGCCGGTCGTGCTCAAAGGCCTGGTGCATTCCGGCGACGCCGAGGCGCAGGCCATCGCGATGGCCGAACGTCAGTTCCTGGCCGAGGTGACCCATCCAGGGATCGTCAAGATCTACAACTTCGTCGAACACGATGACAAGCACGGCAATCCGGTCGGCTACATCGTCATGGAGTACGTCGGCGGAACATCGCTCAAGCAGGCCAAGGGCACCAAGCTGCCGGTCGCCGAGGCGATCGGCTACATGATGGAGATCCTGCCTGCGCTGGGCTACCTGCACTCGATCGGGCTGGCCTACAACGATCTCAAGCCCGAGAACATCATGATCACCGAGGAGCAGCTCAAGCTGATCGACCTCGGTGCGGTGTCGCGGCTCAACTCCTACGGATACCTGTACGGCACACCGGGTTACCAGGCACCGGAGATCGTGCGCACCGGGCCGACCGTGGCCACCGACATCTACACCGTGGGCCGGACCCTGGCCGCCCTGACGCTGAATCTGCGCACCCGCAAGGGGCGCTACGTCGACGGCCTGCCGTCCGACGATCCGGTGCTCACCAAGTACGACTCGTTCGGGCGCCTGCTGCGCCGCGCCATCGACCCCGATCCTCGACGGCGCTTCGCCACCGCCGAGGAGATGTCGTCACAGCTGCTCGGTGTGTTGCGTGAGGTGGTGGCCACCGACAGCGGTTTGCCACGGCCGGGCCTGTCGACGGTGTTCAGCCCGTCGCGGTCGACGTTCGGCGTGGATCTGCTTGTCGCACATACCGACGTCTACGTCGACGGTCAGGTGCACTCGGAAAAGCTGACGGCCCAGGAGATCGTCCGCGCCCTGCCGGTGCCGTTGGTGGACCGCACCGATGTCGGGGCGCCGATGCTGGTCGCCAGCGTGCTGAGCCAGCCCGTGCACACTCTCGATCAGCTGCGCGCCGCGCGGCACGGGGCGCTCGACGCGGAAGGCGTGGACCTGTCCGAGTCGGTCGAGCTGCCGCTGATGGAGGCCCGCGCGTTGCTCGATCTGGGTGACGTGGCGAAGGCCACCCGCAAGCTCGACGATCTGTCCGCCCGGGTGGGCTGGAACTGGCGGTTGATCTGGTTCCGCGCGGTCGCCGAGATGCTGTCCGCCGATTACGACTCGGCCACAAAGCACTTCACCGAAGTGCTGGACACCCTGCCCGGCGAGTTGGCACCGAAGCTGGCCCTGGCCGCAACCGCAGAGCTGGCAGGCACGGCCGACGAGCTGACGTTCTACAAGACCGTCTGGGGTACCGACAACGGCGTCATCTCCGCGGGATTCGGATTGGCCAGGGCCCAGTCGGTCAGCGGGGACCGCGACGGCGCGGTGCGGACGCTCGACGAAGTTCCCGCCACCTCACGGCATTTCACCGCTGCGCGGCTCACGAGCGCCGTCACGCTGCTGTCCGGACGAACGGCCAGTGAGATCACCGAGCAGAACATCCGTGACGCCGCGCGGCGGGTGGAGGCGCTGCCCGACACCGAGCCCCGTGTGTTGCAGATCCGGGCACTCGTGTTGGGTACCGCGATGGACTGGCTGGCCGACAACACGGCCAGCAGCAACCACATCCTGGGCTTCCCGTTCACCGAGCACGGCCTCAAGCTCGGCGTGGAGGCCTCACTGCGGGCGCTGGCCCGAGTGGCTCCCACCCAGTCGCATCGGTATGCCCTGGTGGACCTGGCCAACAGTGTGCGGCCCATGAGCACGTTCTGA
- a CDS encoding NUDIX hydrolase: protein MRGDGDGWVVSDSGARFWGRHGAAGLLLRAPRPDGSAAVLLQHRAPWSHQGGTWALPGGARDSHETAEQAAVREANEEAGLSGTQLTVRTTVVTAEVVGSGGTQWTYTTVIADAPEPLDTIPNRESSELRWVAEDQVAELPLHPGFAASWQRLREVTATIPLLVIDPQ from the coding sequence GTGCGTGGCGACGGTGACGGATGGGTGGTGTCCGACAGCGGCGCGCGGTTCTGGGGCCGGCACGGTGCGGCCGGGTTACTGCTGCGAGCGCCTCGGCCTGACGGATCGGCCGCGGTGTTGTTGCAGCACAGGGCCCCATGGAGTCATCAAGGCGGGACGTGGGCGCTGCCGGGCGGCGCCCGCGACAGCCACGAGACCGCCGAGCAGGCCGCCGTGCGCGAAGCGAACGAGGAGGCCGGGCTCTCCGGGACGCAACTGACCGTGCGGACCACGGTCGTGACCGCCGAGGTGGTCGGGTCCGGTGGCACCCAGTGGACCTACACCACCGTGATTGCTGACGCGCCAGAACCGTTGGACACCATCCCCAACCGCGAGAGCTCCGAGCTGCGCTGGGTGGCCGAGGATCAGGTGGCCGAGCTGCCGCTGCACCCCGGTTTCGCGGCCAGCTGGCAGCGGCTGCGGGAGGTCACGGCCACCATCCCGCTGCTGGTCATCGACCCTCAGTAA
- a CDS encoding acetate kinase, with protein MTDTVLVINSGSSSVKYQLIQPDSGQQLANGMVERIGEDSSTATLKVGERTLRREGRVADHDAALRLAFELSAEAGLHLDDLDLVAVGHRVVHGGKTFYRPAVIDDAMMSKLEELAPLAPLHNPPAMVGIDVSRRILPGVPHIAVFDTAFFHDLPAAAATYAIEHDVAEKWHIRRYGFHGTSHEYVSRQAADFIERPYDSVNQIVLHLGNGASASAVADGRAVDTSMGLTPLEGLVMGTRSGDIDPGIVGYLCRTADMTIEDIDTMLNRRSGLLGLGGENDFRKLHELIENGDAAAQLAYDVYIHRLRKYVGAYLAVLGTTDIISFTAGVGENDAAVRRDALSGLAALGIELDPELNESPSRQPRRISAESSPVTVLVIPTDEELAIARACVQVVRTA; from the coding sequence ATGACCGACACGGTGCTGGTGATTAACTCCGGCTCGTCGTCGGTGAAATACCAGCTGATCCAACCTGATTCGGGACAGCAGCTGGCCAACGGCATGGTCGAGCGCATCGGCGAGGACTCGTCGACCGCGACGTTGAAGGTGGGCGAGCGCACGCTGCGCCGCGAGGGCCGGGTCGCCGATCACGATGCGGCGCTGCGGCTGGCGTTCGAACTGTCCGCGGAAGCGGGCCTGCACCTCGACGACCTCGACCTCGTGGCGGTCGGGCACCGCGTGGTGCATGGCGGCAAGACGTTCTATCGGCCGGCCGTGATCGATGACGCGATGATGTCCAAGCTCGAAGAGCTCGCTCCGCTTGCGCCGCTTCACAATCCGCCGGCGATGGTCGGAATCGACGTGTCTCGGCGCATCCTGCCCGGCGTCCCGCACATCGCGGTGTTCGACACCGCGTTCTTTCACGATCTGCCTGCCGCCGCGGCCACCTACGCCATCGAGCACGATGTCGCGGAAAAATGGCACATCCGGCGCTACGGGTTCCACGGCACCTCACACGAGTACGTGAGCCGGCAGGCCGCGGATTTCATCGAGCGGCCTTACGATTCGGTGAATCAGATTGTGCTGCATCTCGGTAACGGCGCATCGGCCTCGGCGGTGGCCGACGGTCGTGCGGTCGACACCTCGATGGGGCTCACCCCGCTGGAGGGGCTCGTGATGGGCACCCGCAGTGGCGACATCGATCCCGGTATCGTGGGCTATCTGTGCCGCACGGCCGACATGACCATCGAGGACATCGACACCATGCTCAACCGCCGATCCGGGCTGTTGGGACTCGGCGGCGAGAACGACTTCCGCAAACTGCACGAGCTGATCGAAAACGGCGATGCGGCAGCTCAATTGGCGTACGACGTCTACATACACCGGTTGCGTAAGTATGTCGGCGCCTATCTTGCGGTGCTCGGGACGACCGACATCATCAGCTTCACCGCGGGGGTGGGCGAGAACGACGCCGCCGTCCGCCGCGATGCGCTGAGCGGGCTGGCCGCATTGGGCATCGAACTCGACCCCGAGCTCAACGAGAGCCCGTCGCGGCAGCCTCGGCGCATCTCTGCCGAGTCGTCACCGGTCACTGTGCTGGTGATTCCGACCGATGAGGAACTGGCCATCGCCCGCGCGTGCGTCCAGGTGGTCCGCACCGCTTAG
- the glnX gene encoding protein kinase G-activating protein GlnX: protein MTVELAHPSTEPLASRSPTTPAHPRWWFLWTTPGRILTIGLVLSGLVIVSAFATSTTINHRQQALTTVLDHTEPLSFAAGQLYTTLSVADAAAATAFISGAEPRDVRQRYEQAITEASVAVTRASSGLTDEPLVQLLGRINARLAVYTGLVETARTNNRAGNPVGSSYLSEASSLMQTLILPDAQRLYEQTSARVDAETTASTRIPAPVVLAVLATLMFGAFANRWLARRTRRRVNIGFVAGGMAVLIMLIWVMTALVISTSDSRSAKVTAADSLKTVTNLAITAQQARADETLALIRRGDENLRKQSYYQRIDMMHEQLAAYLARDNGMDKTDLADADQLLTRWRAADDRINAYIAVGNYQAATQVALGTSEDDSTPAFDKLDDALSKGIQQSRNQLRNDIVNARRVLSGATVGAAVLSVAAAVAVALGLWPRLSEYR, encoded by the coding sequence GTGACTGTGGAGTTGGCACATCCGTCGACCGAGCCGCTCGCGTCCCGGTCGCCGACGACTCCTGCCCATCCGCGCTGGTGGTTTCTGTGGACGACACCGGGGCGCATCCTGACCATCGGGCTCGTGCTGTCGGGACTGGTCATCGTCAGCGCCTTCGCGACCTCCACCACCATCAACCACCGGCAGCAGGCGCTGACCACCGTGCTCGACCACACCGAACCGCTGTCCTTCGCCGCCGGTCAGCTCTACACCACGCTGTCGGTGGCCGACGCCGCCGCGGCCACCGCATTCATCTCGGGTGCAGAGCCGCGTGACGTCCGGCAGCGCTACGAACAGGCGATCACCGAAGCGTCCGTCGCGGTCACCCGGGCCTCGAGCGGCCTCACCGACGAACCGCTGGTCCAGCTGCTGGGCCGCATCAACGCCCGGCTCGCCGTGTACACCGGACTGGTGGAAACCGCGCGTACCAACAACCGGGCCGGCAACCCTGTCGGGTCGTCGTATCTGTCGGAGGCCTCGTCGCTGATGCAGACGCTGATCCTGCCGGACGCGCAGCGGCTCTACGAGCAGACCTCGGCCCGCGTCGACGCCGAGACCACGGCCTCCACCCGGATCCCGGCGCCGGTGGTGCTGGCGGTGTTGGCGACGTTGATGTTCGGGGCGTTCGCCAACCGCTGGCTGGCGCGACGGACCCGGCGCCGGGTCAACATCGGCTTCGTCGCGGGTGGGATGGCCGTTCTGATCATGCTGATCTGGGTGATGACGGCGCTGGTGATCTCCACGTCGGACAGCCGCAGCGCCAAGGTCACGGCCGCCGACTCCCTCAAGACCGTGACCAACCTGGCCATCACCGCCCAGCAGGCCCGGGCCGACGAGACGTTGGCGCTGATCCGCCGCGGCGACGAGAACCTGCGCAAGCAGTCCTACTACCAGCGCATCGACATGATGCACGAGCAACTCGCGGCCTACCTGGCTCGTGACAACGGTATGGACAAAACCGATCTGGCCGACGCCGATCAGTTGCTGACCCGCTGGCGTGCCGCCGACGACCGGATCAACGCCTACATCGCGGTCGGCAACTACCAGGCCGCCACCCAGGTGGCGCTGGGCACCAGCGAGGACGATTCCACCCCCGCGTTCGACAAGCTCGACGACGCGCTGTCCAAAGGCATCCAACAAAGCCGTAACCAGTTGCGCAACGACATCGTCAACGCCCGCCGCGTGCTCTCGGGCGCGACGGTCGGCGCCGCGGTGCTGAGCGTGGCCGCTGCGGTGGCGGTGGCGTTGGGGTTGTGGCCGCGACTCAGTGAGTACCGGTAA
- the thiO gene encoding glycine oxidase ThiO, translating into MAPPLSVIGGGVIGLSVARRAALAGWSVTLHASVERGASWVAGGMIAPHSEGWPGEERLLQIGLESLRLWHTDFLDGLPPEVVTARESLVVAVDRADVADLRTVADWLAAQGHPVEPTTAARDVEPLLAQGIRHGFLATTELAVDNRAVVEGLTAHCRELGVQWAPAVDSLDEVDAEQRVIANGIDAPRLWPGLPVRPVKGEVLRLRWRKGCMPVPTRVVRARVHGRPVYLVPRADGVVVGATQYEHGRDTAPVVTGVRDLLDDACAVMPALGEYELAETAAGLRPMTPDGLPVVERLDDRTLVAAGHGRNGFLLAPWTAERITAELEVSVGAK; encoded by the coding sequence ATGGCCCCACCACTATCCGTCATCGGCGGCGGCGTCATCGGGCTGTCCGTCGCCCGCCGGGCGGCGCTGGCCGGCTGGTCGGTGACGCTGCACGCCAGCGTCGAGCGCGGCGCCTCCTGGGTGGCCGGCGGCATGATCGCCCCGCACAGCGAGGGTTGGCCCGGCGAGGAGCGGTTACTGCAGATCGGCCTGGAATCGCTGCGGCTGTGGCACACGGACTTCCTCGACGGGCTGCCGCCCGAGGTGGTCACCGCACGGGAATCGCTCGTGGTCGCCGTCGACCGGGCTGATGTCGCCGACCTGCGGACCGTCGCCGACTGGCTGGCCGCGCAGGGACATCCGGTCGAGCCGACGACGGCTGCCCGCGACGTGGAACCGCTGCTGGCTCAGGGCATCCGGCACGGCTTCCTGGCGACGACCGAACTCGCGGTGGACAACCGCGCGGTCGTGGAAGGCTTGACCGCGCACTGTCGGGAGCTGGGGGTGCAGTGGGCGCCCGCGGTGGATTCGCTCGACGAAGTCGACGCCGAGCAGCGCGTCATCGCCAACGGCATCGACGCTCCACGGCTGTGGCCCGGCCTGCCGGTGCGCCCGGTCAAGGGCGAGGTGCTGCGGCTGCGGTGGCGCAAGGGCTGCATGCCCGTGCCGACCCGCGTGGTCCGGGCCCGCGTGCACGGCCGCCCGGTATACCTGGTGCCGCGTGCCGACGGTGTCGTCGTCGGCGCCACCCAGTACGAGCATGGTCGCGACACCGCGCCGGTGGTCACCGGCGTACGTGACCTGCTCGACGATGCGTGTGCCGTGATGCCGGCGCTCGGCGAGTACGAGCTGGCCGAGACTGCGGCCGGATTGCGGCCCATGACACCTGACGGACTGCCGGTCGTCGAACGGCTCGACGACCGCACGCTGGTGGCGGCCGGGCACGGCCGCAATGGATTTTTGTTGGCGCCGTGGACCGCTGAGCGGATCACGGCCGAGCTCGAGGTGAGTGTGGGAGCGAAATGA
- a CDS encoding glutamate ABC transporter substrate-binding protein has protein sequence MRKVLVLLATVLAVAGCAQTAPALTVPALTLSPPTPAGMQELTPQPVQVPSAETDDCDRTASLRPFSNKAEADAAVAEIRNRGRLIVGLDIGSNLFSFRDPITGEITGFDVDIAGEVSRDIFGTPAQVEYRILSSADRITALQNKKVDIVVKTMTITCERRKQVNFSTVYLMANQRILAPRDSTISQVSDLSGKRVCVVDGTTSLKRIQEISPAPIIVSVVTWADCLVALQQRQADAVSTDDSILAGLVAQDPYLHIVGPSMNQEPYGIGVNLDNTGLVRFVNGTLERIRRDGTWNTLYRKWLTVLGPAPSPPVARYID, from the coding sequence ATGAGAAAAGTTCTGGTCCTACTCGCGACAGTGTTGGCGGTGGCCGGCTGCGCCCAGACCGCGCCTGCTCTGACCGTCCCGGCGCTCACCCTGTCCCCGCCCACGCCGGCCGGCATGCAGGAACTGACGCCCCAGCCGGTGCAGGTGCCGTCGGCCGAGACCGACGATTGCGACCGCACGGCCAGCCTGCGCCCGTTCAGTAACAAGGCCGAGGCCGACGCCGCGGTGGCCGAGATCCGCAACCGCGGCCGGCTCATCGTCGGCCTGGACATCGGCAGCAACCTGTTCTCGTTCCGCGACCCGATCACCGGTGAGATCACCGGATTCGACGTCGACATCGCCGGCGAGGTGTCCCGCGACATCTTCGGCACCCCGGCGCAGGTCGAGTACCGGATCCTGTCCTCGGCCGACCGGATCACCGCACTGCAGAACAAGAAGGTCGACATCGTCGTCAAGACCATGACCATCACCTGTGAGCGTCGCAAGCAGGTGAACTTTTCGACCGTCTACCTGATGGCCAATCAGCGCATCCTGGCTCCGCGCGACTCGACCATCTCGCAGGTCTCCGACTTGTCCGGCAAGCGGGTGTGCGTGGTCGACGGCACCACGTCACTCAAACGCATCCAGGAGATCAGCCCGGCGCCCATCATCGTCTCGGTGGTGACATGGGCCGACTGCCTGGTGGCACTGCAGCAGCGGCAGGCCGACGCGGTCAGCACCGACGACTCCATCCTGGCCGGCCTGGTCGCTCAAGACCCCTATCTGCACATCGTCGGCCCGAGCATGAACCAGGAGCCGTACGGCATCGGGGTGAACCTGGACAACACCGGGCTGGTGCGGTTCGTCAACGGCACGCTGGAACGTATTCGGCGGGACGGCACGTGGAACACGTTGTACCGCAAGTGGTTGACGGTCCTTGGTCCGGCGCCCTCCCCTCCCGTCGCGAGGTACATCGACTGA
- the thiE gene encoding thiamine phosphate synthase, with amino-acid sequence MQQPADRLAQSALYLCTDARRERGDLAEFADAALAGGVDLIQLRDKGSAGERQFGPLEARQELDALEVLADAARRHGALLAVNDRADIALAAGADVLHLGQDDLPLPMARGIIGTRPVIGRSTHDAEQVAAAIEEPVDYFCVGPCWPTPTKPGRTAPGLELVRATAALNPDKPWFAIGGIDAQRLPEVLAAGARRVVVVRAITAAEDPRAAAEELKSALTEGR; translated from the coding sequence GTGCAACAACCTGCCGACCGACTCGCCCAATCCGCGCTGTACCTGTGCACCGATGCCCGCCGTGAGCGCGGTGACCTGGCCGAATTCGCCGACGCCGCACTGGCGGGCGGGGTGGATCTGATCCAGCTGCGCGACAAGGGCTCCGCCGGCGAGCGACAGTTCGGGCCGTTGGAGGCACGCCAGGAGCTCGACGCCCTTGAGGTGCTCGCCGACGCCGCCCGCAGGCACGGCGCCCTGCTGGCCGTCAACGACCGCGCCGACATCGCGCTGGCGGCCGGGGCCGACGTGCTGCACCTGGGCCAGGACGATCTGCCGCTGCCGATGGCGCGCGGCATCATCGGGACGCGTCCGGTGATCGGCCGCTCGACTCACGACGCCGAACAGGTGGCCGCGGCCATCGAAGAACCCGTCGACTACTTCTGCGTCGGCCCGTGCTGGCCCACCCCCACCAAGCCGGGGCGCACGGCACCCGGGCTCGAGCTGGTGCGGGCCACCGCGGCGCTGAACCCGGACAAGCCGTGGTTCGCGATCGGCGGTATCGACGCGCAACGGCTGCCCGAGGTGCTGGCCGCCGGCGCCCGCCGCGTCGTGGTGGTCCGTGCCATCACTGCGGCCGAGGACCCGCGGGCCGCCGCCGAAGAACTGAAGTCAGCGCTTACTGAGGGTCGATGA
- a CDS encoding ABC transporter ATP-binding protein: MIEIAGLTKLYGTHRAVDDLTFTVEPGVVTGFLGPNGAGKTTTMRLILGLDRPNAGTATIDGKPYRELRDPLRTVGALLDARAAHPNRSARNHLRWIAAANRIPVPRVDEVLDAVGLESVSDRPAGTLSLGMSQRLGIAAALLGDPPVLLFDEPVNGLDPEGIHWVRTLMRSLAAEGRTVFVSSHLLAEMSNTADRLVVIGQGKLIASTTVAEFVSGSGNAVRVRSPQLVTLAEVLGDAGLQADVDGDALTVRGAAIEVIGELAARNSIVLHELSTRSASLEEAYLKLTDDAVDYRAGKP; encoded by the coding sequence ATGATCGAAATCGCCGGGCTGACCAAGCTCTACGGAACCCATCGCGCCGTCGACGACCTGACGTTCACCGTCGAACCGGGAGTGGTCACCGGGTTTCTCGGACCCAACGGTGCAGGCAAGACCACGACGATGCGGCTCATCCTGGGTCTCGACCGCCCCAATGCCGGCACGGCCACCATCGACGGCAAGCCCTACCGCGAACTGCGTGATCCGCTGCGAACCGTCGGTGCGTTGCTCGACGCGCGTGCGGCCCACCCCAACCGCAGCGCGCGTAATCACCTCCGCTGGATCGCGGCGGCCAACCGGATCCCGGTACCCCGCGTCGACGAGGTGCTCGACGCCGTCGGCTTGGAATCGGTGAGTGATCGGCCCGCGGGGACGCTGTCGTTGGGTATGAGCCAGCGCCTGGGCATCGCCGCGGCGCTGTTGGGGGATCCGCCGGTGCTGTTGTTCGACGAGCCGGTCAACGGTCTCGACCCCGAAGGCATCCACTGGGTGCGCACGCTGATGCGCAGCCTGGCTGCGGAGGGACGCACGGTGTTCGTGTCCAGCCATCTGCTTGCTGAAATGTCCAACACCGCAGACCGGCTGGTGGTGATCGGCCAGGGCAAGCTGATCGCGTCGACCACGGTCGCGGAGTTCGTCAGCGGGTCGGGCAACGCCGTGCGAGTGCGCAGTCCGCAGCTGGTCACTCTGGCCGAGGTACTGGGCGACGCCGGGTTGCAGGCCGACGTGGACGGCGACGCGCTGACGGTTCGTGGCGCGGCCATCGAGGTGATCGGGGAACTGGCCGCCCGCAATTCGATCGTGTTGCACGAACTGAGCACGCGGTCGGCTTCGCTGGAGGAGGCGTATTTGAAACTCACCGACGACGCCGTCGACTACCGGGCGGGCAAACCATGA
- a CDS encoding ABC transporter permease: protein MSALAVLDAERIKLSTTRSPLWSVLGVAALSLGVAALQGWTSYGFTPLPPGKAALGVAVFGVPVLMILASMTVTGEYRTGLIRTTFLATPNRTWVLIAKAIVAAAFSSVCTVAMVLASVMVARLFAEPVVGAQLSLVSAATWSVAGGFALYAALAAVLGVAVGALIRFAAGAVAVLLLWPLVAEPLLANLPSTGVQLGPWLPFANMYRFLGVEWLFPSFNIPWGETGSLCYFVALVAVVFVVAVAVLNRRDA from the coding sequence ATGAGCGCGCTGGCGGTGCTCGACGCCGAACGCATCAAACTGTCGACCACCCGCTCGCCGCTGTGGTCGGTGCTGGGGGTGGCCGCGTTGAGCCTGGGGGTGGCGGCGCTGCAGGGCTGGACCTCCTACGGTTTCACCCCGCTGCCGCCGGGCAAGGCCGCGCTGGGAGTGGCGGTGTTCGGGGTGCCGGTGCTGATGATCCTGGCGTCCATGACGGTGACCGGCGAGTACCGCACCGGCCTGATCCGGACGACGTTTCTGGCAACTCCGAACCGCACCTGGGTGCTGATTGCGAAGGCCATTGTGGCCGCGGCATTTTCGTCGGTCTGCACGGTGGCGATGGTGTTGGCGTCGGTGATGGTGGCGCGGCTGTTCGCCGAACCGGTGGTCGGCGCGCAACTGTCGCTGGTCAGCGCGGCGACCTGGTCGGTGGCCGGCGGTTTCGCGCTGTACGCCGCGCTGGCCGCGGTGCTCGGGGTGGCGGTCGGCGCATTGATCCGCTTCGCGGCCGGCGCCGTCGCGGTGCTGTTGTTGTGGCCGCTGGTCGCCGAGCCGCTGCTGGCCAATCTGCCCTCCACCGGTGTGCAGCTCGGCCCGTGGCTGCCGTTCGCCAACATGTACCGCTTCCTCGGCGTGGAATGGTTGTTCCCGAGCTTCAACATCCCCTGGGGTGAGACAGGGTCGCTGTGTTACTTCGTGGCGCTGGTCGCGGTGGTCTTCGTCGTGGCGGTCGCCGTGCTGAACCGGAGGGATGCCTGA
- the thiS gene encoding sulfur carrier protein ThiS, with translation MITITVNDETVEVAEQTTVAGLLETRGFPDKGIAVALDWSVIPRSEWDRTLAEGARIEVVTAVQGG, from the coding sequence ATGATCACCATCACTGTCAACGACGAAACCGTCGAGGTGGCCGAACAGACCACCGTCGCCGGATTGCTGGAAACCCGGGGTTTTCCGGACAAGGGCATCGCGGTGGCGTTGGACTGGTCGGTGATACCCCGCTCGGAGTGGGATCGCACCCTGGCCGAAGGGGCTCGCATCGAGGTTGTGACGGCGGTGCAAGGTGGCTGA